The nucleotide sequence AGATGATTTAATTACTCTGTTCATCTTGTTCCTGATTCTGATTAGATCAAGACAAAATTGCTGATTTTGAAATGAAGCTGATGGACATAGACAGTGAACACCTTGGCATTCCAGATGCTGAGTACCAAGCCATCGTGAGGATGCCTTCTGGGGAATTTGCAAGGATTTGCAAAGACCTGAGCAGCATAGGAGACACTGGTAAATCATAATCTTAGTTTGATTGAATCCATCAAGAATTCATTTGTGCTTTTCTGCTGATTTCTTGTGGTTTGGATCTTGGCAGTGATCATTTCAGTGACCAAGGAAGGAGTCAAGTTCTCAACTGCTGGAGACATTGGAACTGCCAACATTGTTTGCAGGCAAAACAAGACAGTAGATAAGGTActtccagaaaatgaaactgaTGATGATTGATTAGTTTAGGGTTTAGGAACAAAATaaccatggatttcatagtgcaTTTAGGTTCAATATGTGGTGCAATGAATATGCTGTGAACTCATACCTTTCTCTTATAAATGCTTGTAACAATATTTCACACCTGTCTTTGTCTCCTGAAGCCGGAAGAAGCCACTGTCATAGAAATGCAAGAGCCTGTGTCGTTAACTTTTGCGCTGAGGTACCTGAACTCTTTCACCAAGGCAACACCGCTCTCTGAGACTGTAAGCATCAGCCTATCATCCGATCTGCCTGTTGTGGTTGAGTATAAAATTGCAGACATGGGATATGTAAGGTATTATCTTGCACCAAAGATTGAAGAGGAAGAGGACATGAAGCCATAAAACCTTCCTACTACCTTTGGCTCATGCTTTAGTGTTTATATGAAAAAGCTCCTATTTCTAATGTAAGATTCTGTGTATGGACTTGAATTATTATTCACTCTGCTACTTTCAGTAGGGGTTCATTTTGTTAAGGTTCAGTTTGGAACTTGAGAAAGTGGTCTTGATTCAATTGTAGTTGACTTTTAATCAGTTAATGATTTTAGCATTGTAAAACTGATCTGAGTCTGTGCCACCCAACACTATGTTTGAGTTGGGACAATGACTATTTTAACTGTTAGTGTATccactcaacacccttcaagccATCAATGTTCAATAGCTCAAAGAGCATGTGTTTTGCTGCTTCAAAAAACCTAAAAGAGCTGCCAAAAGTTCTTATCCACTTGCTTATTGATGATTCTTATCTATGGCTTCCTCACACTGTCTATGACTGagaaatatagttttctttacaTGAAAAAACAAGGAGATGATATACAAGTTGCTTAAAGAGATGGAAGCTACCTAGTTCTGGAGTGGTGGTACGATACTGATAGAGTGCTCAACTTCATGGTGTTTGAGAGGCTTGTATTTTTTAAGTTCTTCCAACAGGAGAAACAGGAGGATGATTTGGCACATAGCTGTTAGGATTGCCTGCTTGGGTGGAAGGATATTTCCCTAACCGATCGTTGACAATGTGCTCCTGCAAGCTCTTTCGTGGGGTTGAACTAATGCAGGACCTTTTGCCATGGATGACTGCTAAACAGATTGCGAAGGCCTGAAGTTGAGAAATTGATGATTGGAAATCAACAGTGTAGAGCCCCTCTTGGAAAGAAACCATGCTGAAGGCTTGTCTTGTTTCCCGAGATGCTCCCTGAGAGAGTTTAACAATCAGTTCCTTTTGCTTGAGCACATGTTGCAGACATTATGTTTGTTGAGAAATCATACCTGAGTGAATAGTTCTAACCGATGAGTACCATTGGTAGTTTGACAAGGTTGGAATGAGCCACATGAATTGTGCTCTTGAAACTTGTTGCTAAGAATGTTCAAGGTGCAGCCCTCATCCCAACCTCCGCAATCACAAACCCCTCCAGACCTCCATCTTTCTATCAAACTCGAGGGCTCCCCATCTGTGGCCAAGCCATGAATGCCGCTCGGTATTATGACTGATATACTAGATTGCCCTATCACATTGTGCTGATCAGAATTTAAACTTTTCTCACCATTTGCTGCACTTATAGTCCATAAATTAGGTTTTCTATATGGTGGTATCTGAACAACCATGGCAGCAAGCTCACTCACAGCTCGAGAGTCAACAGACTTGGAAGCATCAAGCAGGACAAACTCTCTTACAGAATCAAAACTGCCGTACAACAAGCTCTTCACCTCACCAAGTGCAACATTCAACTGACCGACAACATTTGAGATCAACTGATGCTGCTTGCACTTGTTTCCAGAGTTGTGCCAAAATGTGTTTTTCTTCTTGGATCCATCTATGGAGAATATAGTAAACATGCACTCTAGATTGTCGATGTTGGAGGTACTAGTTGTCGTTATTGCTGCAGCAAGTACTTCACCATCGCAAGAAAGCATGAACAAAGGAAGCCCATTCTTCCAAGCCAGATGAAGAAGAGCTTGCTTCATCATTGTGGCATAGTTTTTGTCATTTTGAGTTCCCTTGCCATTATAAGGTAATTCCTTCGAAGTAATAACACTTTCTCTTGTCTGGCACATAGAACCAAAAGTTGTGTTCAATGGCTTGTTCACTCTTGGGAATGATTTATCAGTTTGTAGTTCACCAGAATAGTGACCAGGTAAGTCTGCAACTTTCCCAGTCAAATGAAGGTTGTTCTTTGGCTTCATTATCGGATCTAGTAGCCTCCTCAATGGACTTTGTCTACCTTTACTATTCCTGGTTACTTGCTCTCCATGGGAATTGTACAGAAACGAGATCGACTCGAATAGTTCTTCCGATGAGCCAGTCTTCAAACTAGAACTCCTGCTCATCCTATTTGCTCCAGTGCTAGATGGATAAACTGTCGACTTCTTCCCTGCTGAAGCAATTGCTTTGGCTTCAAATTTTCTTGGTTTCTGGGTGGTACAGGACTCAAGTTTCTCACAAGAAGCACTAGGAATGCCCCCATTTCCTTGAACTGGTTTATCAGTTGGTGCCACACCTACTGATGGAACATCGCACGACACATCGGGTTCATCATTCACAATGGCCAGAGGAAGTGGGCATGAGTGAGGAACCTCAGAAAATCTGTAAATGATCTCAAAATCCTCAACCAGATTGCCCAACTGGCTTTTGCTGTTTGACTCGCTTTGCCAGCAGTCAGTAGTTATTGTAGATCCAGAACAAGGCTGTTTACCATCCGCACTATGTTGAAGGAAACCCCAAATCTCTTCATCGTCGTCAAAAAGAGGCATTGTATCCTTGGCCAAGGGAATAATGTTCGTCGAGCTACAGTCATGGTCTTCTCCAATACTGATTACAGTAGCCTGATCGGTATTATCTCTTGAAGGTGAAGTGGTAGAATGTGATCCTCGGCG is from Zingiber officinale cultivar Zhangliang chromosome 7B, Zo_v1.1, whole genome shotgun sequence and encodes:
- the LOC122007313 gene encoding proliferating cell nuclear antigen-like: MLELRLVQGSLLKKVLEAIKELVTDANFDCSATGFSLQAMDSSHVALVALLLRSEGFEHYRCDRNLSMGMNLGNVSKMLRCAGSDDIITIKADDGSDTVTFMFESPNQDKIADFEMKLMDIDSEHLGIPDAEYQAIVRMPSGEFARICKDLSSIGDTVIISVTKEGVKFSTAGDIGTANIVCRQNKTVDKPEEATVIEMQEPVSLTFALRYLNSFTKATPLSETVSISLSSDLPVVVEYKIADMGYVRYYLAPKIEEEEDMKP
- the LOC122007311 gene encoding uncharacterized protein LOC122007311 gives rise to the protein MASQMLKAKDESMPETKQFHQQKKRITTQIHSSKSPSKSSSPSRIKNIDLLEKVGALKTEKLPRQTAKDRGGIKKNSVISSLGTPQKPWPGRKVTEMDETVKNMSNVPFYLQRTEKGDSIHEKALNVGVLEWGLLERWTHLQKCGTDARGGDSSSKCTESTMFSTFDFSSPLYQRKKSSVLDHKKNSFPSSPTMMREEQVYRPIEAFYNSRFSSTMLPSQHDNHLDVVFDPLGHKNDKDICTGLDSEGAPVELRRGSHSTTSPSRDNTDQATVISIGEDHDCSSTNIIPLAKDTMPLFDDDEEIWGFLQHSADGKQPCSGSTITTDCWQSESNSKSQLGNLVEDFEIIYRFSEVPHSCPLPLAIVNDEPDVSCDVPSVGVAPTDKPVQGNGGIPSASCEKLESCTTQKPRKFEAKAIASAGKKSTVYPSSTGANRMSRSSSLKTGSSEELFESISFLYNSHGEQVTRNSKGRQSPLRRLLDPIMKPKNNLHLTGKVADLPGHYSGELQTDKSFPRVNKPLNTTFGSMCQTRESVITSKELPYNGKGTQNDKNYATMMKQALLHLAWKNGLPLFMLSCDGEVLAAAITTTSTSNIDNLECMFTIFSIDGSKKKNTFWHNSGNKCKQHQLISNVVGQLNVALGEVKSLLYGSFDSVREFVLLDASKSVDSRAVSELAAMVVQIPPYRKPNLWTISAANGEKSLNSDQHNVIGQSSISVIIPSGIHGLATDGEPSSLIERWRSGGVCDCGGWDEGCTLNILSNKFQEHNSCGSFQPCQTTNGTHRLELFTQGASRETRQAFSMVSFQEGLYTVDFQSSISQLQAFAICLAVIHGKRSCISSTPRKSLQEHIVNDRLGKYPSTQAGNPNSYVPNHPPVSPVGRT